The nucleotide window GAATAAAAGTAATTATTGAAAGGATGGATATCAGAATTAAGGAAAAAGGTAACAAAATTAACGAATAGCTTATCAAGGTCAATTATTATATCACGCAGAGTATTTTTTGCTTCCAGACTAGCGCACTCAGAAGGATAACCATTATCAGTGAATAGAAATATCTTTCTTCGACCATGAGGCCATTTTTTGAAATCATGCGTAAATTGCTCCAATAGAACACGAAAGATAGGCACTAATGCTGTTGAGCCTAAATCACTCAAAGGAAGCACTTCGCAACCGTTCATTGTCCCTGTCCTAATACTGGAATTAATGTTCTCCATTTTTATGATATTCTTTATGCTAATTCCCTCCAAAGGGAATAGTTCATATACTCCATGTTCAGATAAGTCATGTCCACTGTTAATAAAATAGCAGCCAATGCTCATTGTAGGCAGAATTTTTATCATTTCTGCCATCAGTTCAAGCAAAGCATCTAATATTTCACTAATAACTGCTTTGTCGTGAAGGCTTTGTGAACTTTCAAACATTTGATTCGACAACTCAACACAAAATATAATTGCCTCATGCTGTTCATAATTTGAGACGCGCTCATCATTGCCCTCAGGACCCCCACCAACTAATGAAGTCATTTAACACCTAAAACAATGTCAGGATTGGGCATTATTTGCTTTTATCTTCATAATGTGGTTGAATGTTAAGTGCTCTTAATTGAGATTATTTGGCGTTTTATGTTGTCGCGCTTAACGCGCTTAAATAAGTTCTCATGGCGATGAGGTTAAAGATAATATGTAGCTACAAGTATAAGTAAGGATATTGAAGGATCAATTGAGTATCAACGCTATTGAGCTTCCAATCACTAAAGTACATATCATGGTAAATAGTTGACCAACACGTGATATTAAACTACTAAGATGTTTCATACTTGCACAGCTACATTTAAACATTGCGAACTATCGGCAGGTTAGGTATCAATGTCTTATTTCTAACGTCTTGTGCTTGTGTTTGAATTGTAGTTTCTTCTATTCTTTTCTAAGAATCGTATGTGGTGAAATTTTAACTTGAACTTCAATATCGTTTCCAGAAATGACCCAATGGTACACATACTTCATGAACAGTTGGTGATATGGAAGCTGAAATTCGCTATTCATTGAATGCTACGAGTCGAGATATAAAAAAGGAATACACTTCGCTGAGGAATAGGCTTCAGAGCATCATTTTGGACAATAAGTATATGTGTGATGAGGTCATTCCATCGTTCCCAGATTATCCTATCATTCCCAATGAACGCTGTGGCTTGTGGTACTGCCGGCCAGGACAATATGAACAGACAAGTTATTTTAAGTCTACAGATGGTCACACCGCTATATGGGATTTTAGCGTCCGAAGACTAAATTTCCATCTGCTACCTACTCTGTCAAAACATAATGGTCTGATTATAGTAGATAGTACTAGGAGAGGAAAGAAAATGCCCGATGCACTGAGCAAAACCATACCAATTTGGTGTGCCGTACTCAATAATCTGATCTTAGAGTTCACAGGGAATCAGCAACAGGTATTATTTTGTCCTCCAGATATTGTATCTCCAACTGAATATTCCAGCATAGTCAGCAAATTACCACATCTAGTggaaaagttgaagaaaataGATCAAATCACTGGTGAGAAGCTATTTGCTATGTTTGGTGGCCGTACCCTGCGTCCATTTTGGGTGTATCCTGGGTCTTCACTGTTGAATGTTTCAAAGGATATATTTACTGGCGAAATGACAGGCGCCAAATGGAGCCCTCCAGAAAATGTAATACCTCTTATATTGTACACGGCGAGTTACCAATGTCAGGATGGTGTCGATAACAAAAATGGATTTACTTACGTGCAAGGCGCAGCAGACGACCATGAGCTATGGGCAGGCGGTCTCACATCAAATCTTTTGTGGAAACATTTTAATGTTTTAGGAGATCCAACGAAGTCAGAATCAGAGCTTGCTAGTTATTGTCAGAACTTGCTTACATCGGAGGCTGATAACCTGCCAGTGGCTTCCAACCTCAAATCGCTTTTTAAAATAGATGTGGTGAACAGTTCATTACATTTAGCCGCCATAAGAAATAATACTACAATAAGTAAGGAAGTTGCTGCCGAGCTGGAGAAAAACTACTCACTAACAATTGTATGCAGTGAAACTGTTGCAATGGGTGCTAATGTTGAATGCAAATCTATAAAAATATACCCTATGAATAGTGACTCTAAAAAAGGCTCTCGGACTTTACGAATAACACTCATAGAAATCGATAAGCTAATATCCGACCACCTCAAGAATAAAACACCAATTATGATTTGCTGTAACACGGGTAGAGATATATCAGTGGGAGTTGTATTGACAATATTATGCCGGCATTTCGACCTTGACTGGTTACCCGCCCAGCAAATAAGCATAAACAAGACAGTTGTTAGAAAACATTTAGCAAAACTCATTTCGCACATGGATGGGCGTAATCTGAACCCATCAAGAGCTACACTTAACAGCATAAACTCATTTCTGATGCAATAGCCGTTAACTCTATTGCTTACGTAACATGATGTAGATCTTAACATGGCTTTAGATCATATTTAACGAACAACTGAAATTCGATAAAAATTTGAACATCAACTTCAATTTAGACCATTATGCTCTGCTGCAGGCATACAGAAACACTATATAATAAATTCAAGCACCAAGGCCTTGGAGTTCTATAAAAATATGGTTTTCTTTAAGGTTACATTGTCAAGGTCAACTATCGGGATGCCCAAAAAGACTCGGTCAATTGTGAAAAGTCTTGGCCTGGGAAAGAGAGGATCGATTGTCTACCAACCAGTAAGTGAGCCTATCGTTGGTGCAATTGCAAAAGTTAAGGAACTGGTAACTGTTGAAGTTACAGAAAAGGCATTAACAAAAGAAGAGCAACGTGAATTACGGAAGTCAGAGCCAGGATTTATTCTTGAAAAAAGGATATGAAGTGAATGGTTATCGATCAACGGTAGTTCCATCGGGAACAATAATGATTGCAACGTTTACTAAACCTGTTGTGCTGGTTCAGAGAAAAAATTAAGTGTATATAGTGAGGCTCATGGCTTGCTGCATTTCTACATCATTTGGTAAATAAAACAATTCAAAAAgattaaaataaaatatatGGGTCGGAATTTTCATTCAGTGAAAACAAAATGTATTATaaactattattatttcGAGTTTTAATAAACTCCACTAGTTATGTCCCTTGGTAAGATATTTCCTGTTTGGAAAACATATTGTTCATTGTCATTTTTCTCATCGTCTAAGGCCAATGAGAATGAATCCATCATACGTAAGAAATCGCTTTTGTTTATCGCCTTGCCATCGAAACTCAACTCGATGCTGTCATTCGCGTTCTCTTGTACGATCAAGTGTTCGACTCTGTCACGCAAGGTCGATGTGTAGTTAGAAGACGCCAATGATCTTCTCTTCGTTCGCGGCTTTTCGAACTGGTATCTTTCAAGGACCCCAGCTAACTGTTCTAATGACGTTACTGAATATTCATCTTTGCAGCCTAGTTTGATCGGTTGGATCTTGTGGTAGACAGCACGTTTTTGCCTTATGATTGCGGCTAACCTTTGGGTATTACTTCCTGGAGTATCTTGCTCAATATTTAGCAAGGGTACCGATAATTTGTAGTAAGTTTCCGGGGCCTTCTTTTTCGGGGCATTGATTATAGGGTTTTTCAAAGATTTTGTCGATTCAGGCTTGATTGGATTCGTCATGTACTTGGACCTCAGTGGTCTCATATCTTGAGCCTGAAGGGCAATATTATTAACGGTTGGTATTTCTACGACCTGCGTCCGCGTGTGGTTGTAGTGATGGCTGTTTTGCTTGTGCTGCGCTGTTTGTGCACTAGTCTTCGAGTTCATCATCATATAAGAATTGGTAACGATTACAGGTGACCGGGAGAGCTTTCCTTTAGCTTTAAAATCTGAGAGTTTCTGCTGGCTGCTAACCACGTTCGTTCTGCTTGTCAATGGTACTCTCCCGTTAACTTGAAATGGTTGCATGTAATATTGGCTTGCATACTGGGAGTCGGGCCTCATGTAGCTGTTGTAATTGTTACGGATGCTCATTCTTTTAAGTGACTCTCTTATAAAACCCCAGTCAACCTTCTAAGAATGGCGAAAACAAATTAGAATTCTAAAAGAGAGGATTAACTTTGATGACTACAAAGAAAAGATGTGAATAACTTCAACACAATTTCGAAGACGTTTAGTTATTCAGTCACATTGTGTAGCGGTTTTCTTCTGTGTTTATTTTCATATTTCCTTTTTAGGAAATGACATTAACTTAAAGTACGAAAAGGTACGTCGAAGATCATACATTATACCGCTGGAGGAATTATAGCGAGCGCTTGAACATTTTAAAAGGCGCTCACTTCTATTCCATCTACTGCAATATATGAAGGTAGTTTAAGTTCTTGCCAGCTACTTTTTATTTACTAGGAGTTTTCTGAATGATATTCAATTAGCTTGTAGTCTTTTACATTACAAGATTATATAATTACAATGATGTACAAGTAGTTTCTCTATTATACTTTTTGTTCCCCTTCCTTAATAACAGTACTCTCTTTCGTTAAAGAGAGCTCAAGCAAACCTTCTAAACAGTCCAATCGGGATACATAACAGGACGTGACTGAGTCCCCAGCAACAAGAGCGCTTCTTTCGTCACTCATGTCAAGCTTGATCATACCTGTTGCTGAGAACAGGTTTTGAATGCGACATTGTGCAAAGCCATTGTTTGGCAACGAACTTATTGAAACAGTCCATCTATTCTTGCTGGGAGCTGACTCAATTAGatctttaatatattttaaTGTCCAATATTTGTTGCACCTACGCGAATGGGTTTTCAGTGCCATATCGCGAGATAAAATGTGCCAATTGATACCCTCGGTATCTTCTTGACTGAAAACAAATGGTAGAGAACGTAAATGACGGTGTATTTGTAGGTGGTTCAGCAAATCTGGAAACCGGCGGAGAGGAGACGTCACGGTAAGATACTTACTTGCTCCTACCATCGTGTGTGGTCTAGGAAAAGCGCTGTATGAACTACTGGAGAAAAAGGGGCTTATCTTCATTAGCTCCGTTTCTGGAACTGAAGACCCGTTCCTTAAAGATTTCCGAATCTTAAGGTATGAAGTTGCTGCTTCATTTTTTAAATCCAACTCTTGGCAAGAACGATAAATCCCAGGAATTCCGTTATCGGAGAAATATTTCCCTGAAAGCATGTTGGCCATAATCATTAATTCCGAGACCAAAAGTTTTGACTTGGTCTGTTCTTCATTATAAAATGTAACGTTTATCAGTTCGCCGCGTTCATTGGGCTGTAATTTCAGTATGCCTTGCCTCACATGATCGAAAGTTAGAGC belongs to Eremothecium sinecaudum strain ATCC 58844 chromosome IV, complete sequence and includes:
- the RIT1 gene encoding tRNA A64-2'-O-ribosylphosphate transferase (Syntenic homolog of Ashbya gossypii AFR451C; Syntenic homolog of Saccharomyces cerevisiae YMR283C (RIT1)), whose amino-acid sequence is MEAEIRYSLNATSRDIKKEYTSLRNRLQSIILDNKYMCDEVIPSFPDYPIIPNERCGLWYCRPGQYEQTSYFKSTDGHTAIWDFSVRRLNFHLLPTLSKHNGLIIVDSTRRGKKMPDALSKTIPIWCAVLNNLILEFTGNQQQVLFCPPDIVSPTEYSSIVSKLPHLVEKLKKIDQITGEKLFAMFGGRTLRPFWVYPGSSLLNVSKDIFTGEMTGAKWSPPENVIPLILYTASYQCQDGVDNKNGFTYVQGAADDHELWAGGLTSNLLWKHFNVLGDPTKSESELASYCQNLLTSEADNLPVASNLKSLFKIDVVNSSLHLAAIRNNTTISKEVAAELEKNYSLTIVCSETVAMGANVECKSIKIYPMNSDSKKGSRTLRITLIEIDKLISDHLKNKTPIMICCNTGRDISVGVVLTILCRHFDLDWLPAQQISINKTVVRKHLAKLISHMDGRNLNPSRATLNSINSFLMQ
- the MRPL33 gene encoding mitochondrial 54S ribosomal protein uL30m (Syntenic homolog of Ashbya gossypii AFR450C; Syntenic homolog of Saccharomyces cerevisiae YMR286W (MRPL33)), with translation MVFFKVTLSRSTIGMPKKTRSIVKSLGLGKRGSIVYQPVSEPIVGAIAKVKELVTVEVTEKALTKEEQRELRKSEPGFILEKRI
- a CDS encoding uncharacterized protein (Syntenic homolog of Ashbya gossypii AFR449W; Syntenic homolog of Saccharomyces cerevisiae YML119W), which produces MSIRNNYNSYMRPDSQYASQYYMQPFQVNGRVPLTSRTNVVSSQQKLSDFKAKGKLSRSPVIVTNSYMMMNSKTSAQTAQHKQNSHHYNHTRTQVVEIPTVNNIALQAQDMRPLRSKYMTNPIKPESTKSLKNPIINAPKKKAPETYYKLSVPLLNIEQDTPGSNTQRLAAIIRQKRAVYHKIQPIKLGCKDEYSVTSLEQLAGVLERYQFEKPRTKRRSLASSNYTSTLRDRVEHLIVQENANDSIELSFDGKAINKSDFLRMMDSFSLALDDEKNDNEQYVFQTGNILPRDITSGVY